From a single Solanum dulcamara chromosome 4, daSolDulc1.2, whole genome shotgun sequence genomic region:
- the LOC129887818 gene encoding uncharacterized protein At5g01610, with amino-acid sequence MAFNSRFHLGIFLFFILTPFTISFILSPSPKPKHKPRVYDILQEYGLPHGIFPDTVKSYNLDKDGNFEVFLKAPCYVEFEYLVYYAEKISGKLGYGSITELKGIKVKRFLFWFNVKEIRVDLPVSDSVYFQIGLVNKKLDIKQFETIHSCKKNGFLLMSSCGGSLRQALQLPAPVNDMQMIITE; translated from the exons ATGGCTTTCAATTCAAGATTCCACTTgggtatttttcttttcttcatatTAACCCCTTTTACTATCTCTTTCATCCTAAGCCCATCACCAAAACCAAAACACAAACCCAGAGTGTATGATATCCTCCAAGAAtatgggctgccacatggcatcttTCCAGACACTGTGAAATCCTATAATCTTGATAAAGATGGAAACTTTGAAGTATTTCTGAAAGCCCCTTGTTATGTAGAGTTTGAATATTTGGTTTATTATGCTGAAAAGATTAGTGGGAAGCTAGGTTATGGGTCAATTACTGAGTTAAAAGGCATTAAAGTGAAAAGATTCTTGTTTTGGTTCAATGTTAAAGAAATCAGAGTTGATTTGCCAGTTTCTGATAGTGTTTACTTTCAGATTGGTCTTGTTAACAAGAAGCTTGATATTAAACAGTTTGAGACTATTCATTCTTGTAAGAAGAATGGATTTTTGTTGATGAGCTCTTGTGGAGGATCTTTGAGACAAGCTCTACAG CTTCCAGCTCCTGTCAATGATATGCAAATGATTATTACTGAATAA